The proteins below are encoded in one region of Bacteroides uniformis:
- a CDS encoding FHA domain-containing serine/threonine-protein kinase: MNNRTVDRCDYNVGEYINNRYRVSQTLGEGSFGKVYRVTDSASKDYALKLLRLWEVPPEIRKPLMERFEMEFKTGQIDCDYLVRSLDYGTVGGNPYIVMEYCSGGDLTPYLGSGSSKIPLICQQILIGLHALHTRGKVHRDLKPENVLFKSNGIAALTDFGIAGDRNKRMTERNIFGKPNQIFGTYAYMPPEQVNRMRGEATVLPTTDIFSFGVLAFQLLTGSLPFGELSSHNELALYQKRGKNGDWNRQKLTQLKHREQWQQLFAGCLNPDFKKRFQSVQEVLEHLPAISQVPMERGYCPPQTVNGFCIRIMQGEEYGKIYQLSELIKYGNRILTIGRERDNLLHITEQQSAYISRHHCTIETNPATDKWIIRDGQWQKELKLWQESSNGTYVNSTQVTKQGHILKIGDIISIGDVKMRFENY; this comes from the coding sequence GTGAATAACCGGACTGTCGACAGATGTGATTATAATGTAGGGGAATATATCAATAACCGTTATAGGGTTTCCCAAACATTAGGCGAAGGTTCATTCGGTAAAGTATATCGGGTTACGGACAGCGCAAGCAAAGATTATGCGCTTAAACTACTGAGATTATGGGAAGTTCCTCCTGAAATACGTAAACCATTAATGGAACGTTTCGAGATGGAATTCAAAACTGGGCAAATTGATTGTGACTATTTAGTGCGTTCATTGGACTACGGTACAGTTGGAGGCAACCCTTATATTGTAATGGAATACTGTTCCGGAGGAGATTTAACACCTTATTTAGGTTCTGGAAGCAGTAAGATTCCTCTAATTTGCCAACAAATTCTAATAGGTTTACATGCTTTGCATACCAGAGGCAAGGTTCACCGTGACCTAAAGCCGGAGAATGTCCTTTTCAAGAGTAACGGAATTGCTGCGTTGACAGATTTCGGTATAGCAGGGGATAGAAACAAACGTATGACTGAACGCAATATTTTTGGTAAACCCAACCAAATCTTCGGGACTTATGCATATATGCCGCCAGAACAAGTGAACCGCATGCGAGGTGAGGCCACTGTCCTACCCACTACGGACATTTTTTCTTTTGGAGTATTAGCCTTTCAATTATTAACTGGCAGTTTGCCCTTTGGCGAATTGAGCAGTCATAATGAATTGGCACTATACCAGAAACGTGGGAAAAATGGAGATTGGAACCGGCAGAAATTGACACAGTTGAAACATAGAGAGCAGTGGCAGCAACTCTTTGCAGGATGTCTTAATCCAGATTTCAAAAAACGTTTCCAGTCTGTGCAAGAGGTATTGGAACACCTGCCAGCAATAAGCCAAGTCCCTATGGAAAGAGGATATTGTCCACCACAAACAGTCAATGGTTTCTGTATACGTATTATGCAAGGTGAAGAGTACGGAAAAATATATCAATTAAGTGAACTTATAAAATATGGCAATAGAATCCTTACTATCGGGAGAGAACGCGACAATCTGCTACATATAACAGAACAGCAAAGTGCCTATATATCACGCCATCATTGCACAATAGAAACAAATCCCGCCACTGATAAATGGATTATTCGGGACGGGCAATGGCAGAAGGAGTTAAAGTTGTGGCAGGAGTCCAGTAATGGGACTTATGTCAATTCCACCCAAGTCACCAAACAAGGGCATATACTGAAAATTGGAGATATCATCTCCATTGGGGATGTAAAAATGAGATTTGAAAACTATTAA
- a CDS encoding FHA domain-containing protein, with amino-acid sequence MDTQNYKRTLAGSVGAGMGALMGASGRTYFILEHKTSSKYHQAGESQKIIVDQVELGRDASCQVRFDESFETVSRKHAAIVRDGENWKLIHLSHSNPTLVNGHPINGSYYLQTGDEIQLSVGGPRLGFIVPQGRQALTSSIGLTERMSLFRKQALRPYKTALTIMGIVFVLAVAGLAAWNYSLGVKNDLLAQKTEEQELQLKGYQNQLDSLGTERASLEAQQRELETKLRNSDGNAEALKTQLDNVNSQLKNVNASFYKVKSDLDNLSNSISTKSIENSSNAINANIQEGTRLSKDQYYEDPDIADEQDSNASGDLKDYYDYIYTIKVDRIEIEYNGTKFDPGIQVSDIICGTGFMLSNGMFVTDRQNVEPWIYSNTEWKDPWRKLLAVYKGAGCNIIIHYRAYSTKGTGKPLTFTSSDFAKDGRNDVQVTEIEVDKSIRVQLREHGIKLTYTRRKYISVSIVTPAANSWAYIRGKGVYGEGLPYDITAADNMSGGTEVQMVGYAGYADIHNLTPAHFNDHTNIADTKYETTILQNRVAEPGYYGSPAFLLENGSYKVVGFMVGSIEGKDRLVPIRNLIH; translated from the coding sequence ATGGATACACAAAATTACAAACGTACCTTAGCCGGCTCAGTAGGGGCTGGTATGGGGGCATTAATGGGTGCTTCCGGTAGAACTTACTTTATTTTGGAGCACAAGACCTCTTCAAAGTATCATCAAGCGGGAGAATCCCAAAAAATCATTGTCGACCAAGTAGAATTAGGTAGAGACGCTTCCTGCCAAGTACGCTTTGATGAAAGTTTCGAAACAGTTAGCCGCAAACATGCTGCAATTGTACGCGACGGTGAAAACTGGAAACTTATCCACCTTTCACACTCCAATCCGACATTGGTCAACGGACATCCTATAAATGGGTCCTACTATTTACAAACAGGAGATGAAATACAATTATCCGTTGGCGGACCACGCTTGGGATTCATTGTTCCACAAGGTCGCCAAGCATTAACTTCCAGCATTGGATTGACTGAGAGAATGAGCCTTTTCCGCAAACAAGCCTTACGCCCCTACAAGACCGCATTAACAATCATGGGAATTGTTTTCGTACTGGCGGTGGCAGGATTGGCTGCCTGGAACTACAGTTTAGGTGTAAAAAATGATTTGTTGGCACAGAAGACAGAAGAACAAGAACTTCAACTGAAAGGATACCAAAACCAATTGGATTCACTGGGGACCGAAAGAGCATCTCTAGAAGCACAGCAACGGGAGTTAGAGACCAAATTACGAAACAGTGACGGTAATGCAGAGGCCTTAAAAACACAGTTGGACAACGTTAATAGTCAATTAAAGAATGTCAATGCAAGTTTCTATAAGGTCAAATCAGACTTGGACAATCTCTCAAACAGCATAAGCACTAAAAGCATTGAGAATTCAAGCAATGCCATTAACGCAAATATACAAGAAGGCACCAGACTCTCCAAAGACCAATATTATGAAGACCCTGATATAGCAGATGAACAAGACAGTAATGCTTCAGGAGATTTGAAAGATTATTATGATTATATCTATACAATTAAAGTCGACCGTATTGAAATCGAATATAATGGAACAAAGTTTGATCCGGGCATACAAGTTTCAGATATAATCTGCGGAACTGGCTTCATGCTATCAAACGGAATGTTTGTAACAGACAGGCAGAATGTCGAGCCATGGATATACTCCAACACAGAGTGGAAAGACCCATGGCGTAAACTATTGGCTGTATACAAAGGAGCAGGATGTAATATCATTATCCATTACCGTGCATACAGTACCAAAGGAACTGGAAAGCCTCTGACATTTACCAGTAGCGATTTTGCCAAAGACGGACGAAATGATGTACAAGTGACCGAAATAGAAGTAGATAAATCCATCAGGGTACAACTAAGGGAACATGGGATAAAATTGACCTATACACGTAGGAAATATATCAGTGTCAGCATTGTTACCCCTGCTGCCAACAGTTGGGCATACATTAGAGGAAAAGGCGTTTATGGTGAGGGATTGCCTTACGACATTACCGCCGCAGACAACATGAGTGGAGGTACAGAAGTTCAAATGGTGGGCTATGCAGGTTATGCTGATATTCATAATCTTACTCCGGCTCATTTCAATGACCATACCAATATAGCCGACACAAAATATGAGACTACCATATTACAGAATCGTGTGGCAGAGCCCGGTTATTATGGTTCTCCAGCATTCCTTCTAGAAAATGGTTCTTACAAAGTAGTGGGTTTCATGGTAGGAAGCATAGAGGGTAAGGATCGTTTAGTACCTATCAGAAATTTAATACATTAA
- a CDS encoding PP2C family protein-serine/threonine phosphatase translates to MSEISIKLAAGTNVGLVRKNNEDNFVVNRDLCQSEWIIPQSIEPISLGRYGSILVVADGMGGTNAGEVASAIAIETVQNAFTPENLGDIVTQEGIVTSEEAVEEFLSRTVKTADLNIVNASKEDSSTQGMGTTIVIAWILNDKAYISWCGDSRCYVFNGNSGFCRLSKDHSYVQDLVDQGKLDPENAFDHPYSNIITRCLGDPTNRSNPDFRSYNLKDGDTLLLCSDGLCGLCHDEEIMQIIEENQDDLMTCKDRLIEAALEAGGYDNITIVLCHIMLQDTEPKVKLNNTVFSKPNHHKIRKILLLLLVLALAAGFYLYRNPQQYAKWKTILYQADTVLVTETDTTNTTLTD, encoded by the coding sequence ATGTCCGAGATAAGCATTAAATTAGCGGCAGGTACCAATGTTGGTTTAGTCAGGAAAAACAACGAAGACAATTTTGTTGTCAATCGTGATTTATGCCAATCAGAGTGGATTATCCCCCAATCGATAGAACCCATTTCTTTAGGACGGTATGGCAGCATATTGGTAGTGGCCGACGGAATGGGCGGCACCAATGCCGGAGAAGTTGCTTCTGCCATAGCCATTGAGACGGTGCAAAATGCATTCACCCCCGAGAATTTAGGAGATATCGTTACGCAGGAAGGCATTGTTACCTCAGAAGAAGCCGTTGAAGAATTTCTGAGCAGAACTGTCAAAACCGCTGATTTAAATATTGTCAATGCAAGTAAAGAAGATAGTAGTACCCAGGGAATGGGTACTACTATTGTCATTGCTTGGATATTGAACGATAAAGCCTATATCTCTTGGTGTGGCGACAGTCGTTGTTATGTATTCAATGGCAATTCTGGTTTTTGCCGTTTATCTAAAGACCATTCCTATGTACAAGATTTAGTAGATCAGGGAAAACTAGATCCTGAAAATGCGTTTGACCATCCTTACAGTAATATCATTACCCGCTGTTTGGGAGACCCGACCAATCGTTCCAATCCCGATTTCCGTTCCTATAATTTAAAGGATGGCGATACTCTCCTACTGTGTAGTGATGGGTTATGTGGTTTATGCCACGACGAAGAGATAATGCAAATTATAGAAGAGAACCAGGATGATTTAATGACATGCAAGGATAGGTTGATAGAAGCTGCTCTTGAAGCAGGTGGATATGACAATATTACGATTGTGTTATGCCACATCATGCTACAGGATACCGAGCCCAAAGTAAAGTTGAATAATACAGTGTTCAGCAAACCCAACCACCACAAAATCCGGAAAATTCTTCTGTTACTCCTGGTACTGGCTTTAGCGGCAGGCTTCTATTTATATAGAAATCCACAGCAATATGCAAAATGGAAAACGATACTATATCAGGCAGATACGGTTCTAGTTACAGAGACAGACACTACTAACACTACCCTAACAGATTGA
- a CDS encoding serine/threonine-protein kinase gives MQLKNGDIFAEHYQLKKLLGVGSFGEVWLARNILADVDVAIKLYGLLDDNGIKDFREEFKLAYKLHHPNLLHLNHFDVFGQCPFLVMPYCPKGSSASLKGKISEKQIWRFIRDVSCGLMFLHNQNPPIIHQDIKPDNILIGDDDKFIISDFGISRKLEHTFRKSINKVESSGTLAYMGPERFAEKPLIVATSDIWSLGMSVYELSTGLVLWEGMGGCVQLNGAHIPALDEKYSSQLSQFVHACLALNTWDRPTAQQAYELACSILKQTKTDSPSVQLKPIAPLFPKTTSPRLKEKFCPSNMHKRIAGWTGLGIVLILLLVKGGSIYFRHLEEERKYAACRTEEDYRDFLKEYPSSSHANFIKQFLGNKVNPISPINREENIVMDSVKTDTAKLEQFQEEPKKQIVHPHPQPSSQPVLPITDIREVRRENEERLFYSCQSVADYEEYLRKYPKGRFVHKAKRAIQQIESEMMQSNPSTQEIHIRKNTRVNVRL, from the coding sequence ATGCAACTGAAAAATGGTGATATATTTGCTGAACACTATCAGCTGAAGAAACTATTAGGAGTCGGAAGCTTTGGTGAAGTCTGGCTTGCCCGAAATATATTAGCAGATGTAGACGTTGCCATAAAGTTGTACGGACTGTTGGATGACAACGGCATAAAAGATTTCCGGGAAGAATTCAAACTTGCCTACAAATTACACCATCCCAATCTACTGCACCTTAATCATTTTGATGTTTTTGGACAGTGCCCTTTTTTGGTAATGCCTTACTGTCCCAAAGGGTCCTCAGCGAGCTTGAAAGGCAAAATCTCTGAAAAGCAAATCTGGCGCTTCATACGCGATGTATCATGCGGATTGATGTTTCTTCATAATCAGAATCCTCCTATCATTCATCAAGATATAAAACCCGATAATATTTTGATAGGGGATGATGACAAATTCATCATCTCAGATTTTGGCATCAGCCGTAAACTGGAGCATACTTTTCGTAAAAGTATCAACAAAGTAGAAAGTTCCGGAACACTTGCCTATATGGGACCAGAACGTTTTGCAGAGAAACCACTGATTGTGGCTACCAGCGATATATGGTCTTTAGGGATGAGTGTTTATGAATTATCCACTGGTCTTGTATTATGGGAAGGTATGGGAGGTTGTGTCCAACTGAATGGTGCACATATTCCAGCATTAGATGAGAAATATTCTTCCCAATTGTCCCAGTTTGTTCACGCATGCCTTGCCCTCAACACTTGGGACCGCCCCACAGCCCAACAAGCCTATGAGCTTGCTTGCTCCATACTAAAACAAACAAAGACAGACTCTCCTTCAGTACAGCTGAAGCCTATTGCTCCACTTTTTCCTAAAACAACATCACCACGCCTTAAAGAAAAGTTCTGTCCTTCGAACATGCATAAACGCATAGCAGGATGGACCGGCCTTGGTATAGTATTGATTCTATTGCTTGTCAAAGGAGGTTCCATATACTTTAGACACCTTGAAGAAGAGCGCAAGTACGCTGCATGCCGTACAGAAGAAGACTACAGAGATTTTCTAAAAGAATACCCCTCCTCATCTCATGCAAACTTTATAAAACAATTTTTGGGAAACAAGGTAAATCCAATCTCCCCAATAAATAGAGAAGAAAACATCGTTATGGACTCGGTAAAAACGGATACTGCAAAACTTGAACAGTTCCAAGAGGAACCTAAAAAACAGATTGTCCACCCACATCCACAACCTTCTTCACAGCCAGTTCTTCCCATTACTGATATAAGAGAAGTCAGAAGAGAAAATGAAGAACGCCTCTTCTATAGTTGCCAGTCGGTAGCAGATTACGAAGAATATTTGCGAAAATATCCCAAAGGCAGGTTTGTACACAAAGCCAAAAGAGCAATCCAGCAAATAGAATCAGAAATGATGCAGTCCAATCCTTCCACTCAAGAAATACACATAAGAAAAAATACAAGAGTCAATGTCAGACTATAA
- a CDS encoding DUF2027 domain-containing protein, which yields MKIGDKVRFLSEVGGGVVTGFQGKNIVLVEDADGFDIPMPINECVVIETDDYNIPTPAAKAAAKKKREEEQQLRTAATAARPSAMESQVSEPQSVRLEKPQISVYRQPEMKGGDILNVFLAFVPEDIKAVSTTPFETYLVNDSNYYMYYTYSSAEGKSWTARSHGLIEPNTKLLLEEFEKSELNDRERVMVQLVAFKDNRAFTMKPAVSVEVRIDMVKFYKLHTFQQTVFFETPALVYDIVRNDQPVKQVYVSAEELKEALIQKKTADTPSKPQTVIKRGGKNGIVEIDLHIGELLDDTCGMSNSEILNYQLDKFREVMEQYKKRREQRIVFIHGKGDGVLRKALLDELKRKYPDCRHQDASFQEYGFGATMVTIK from the coding sequence ATGAAGATAGGAGATAAAGTTCGTTTCCTCAGCGAAGTTGGGGGCGGTGTTGTGACAGGATTTCAAGGGAAAAACATCGTGTTGGTGGAAGATGCCGACGGTTTTGACATACCGATGCCCATAAACGAATGTGTGGTGATAGAGACCGATGATTATAATATCCCCACTCCGGCAGCCAAAGCGGCTGCCAAGAAGAAGCGGGAAGAAGAGCAACAATTGCGCACGGCCGCTACTGCGGCAAGGCCGTCTGCTATGGAGTCTCAGGTTTCGGAGCCTCAATCGGTCCGTTTGGAGAAACCGCAGATATCTGTTTATCGTCAGCCCGAGATGAAAGGCGGAGATATCCTGAATGTTTTTCTGGCTTTTGTTCCGGAGGATATCAAGGCTGTCAGCACTACACCTTTCGAGACATATTTGGTGAACGATAGTAATTATTATATGTATTATACCTATTCGAGTGCCGAAGGAAAGTCCTGGACAGCCCGTTCGCATGGTTTGATAGAGCCGAATACGAAACTTCTGCTGGAGGAGTTCGAAAAGTCCGAGTTGAACGACCGTGAACGTGTGATGGTACAGCTGGTGGCATTCAAAGATAACCGTGCGTTCACAATGAAACCGGCTGTCAGTGTGGAAGTCCGCATAGATATGGTAAAATTCTATAAACTGCATACATTCCAGCAGACGGTTTTCTTTGAAACACCGGCCTTGGTGTATGATATTGTCCGGAATGACCAGCCTGTCAAGCAGGTGTATGTTTCGGCAGAGGAACTGAAGGAGGCTTTGATACAGAAAAAAACGGCAGATACTCCGTCCAAACCGCAGACGGTCATCAAGCGTGGCGGCAAGAATGGGATTGTCGAGATTGACCTGCATATCGGCGAGTTGCTGGATGACACCTGCGGTATGAGCAACAGCGAAATATTGAATTACCAGCTGGATAAGTTTCGTGAAGTGATGGAACAATACAAAAAAAGGCGCGAACAACGCATCGTCTTTATTCACGGCAAGGGAGATGGAGTGCTGCGTAAAGCCTTGCTGGACGAGCTGAAACGTAAATATCCTGACTGCCGCCATCAGGATGCTTCGTTCCAGGAGTATGGATTTGGGGCGACGATGGTGACGATTAAATAA
- a CDS encoding S-adenosylmethionine:tRNA ribosyltransferase-isomerase, giving the protein MKEDPRHIRISEFNYPLPDERIAKFPLSVRDQSKLLLYRHGEVSEDRFTSLPEYLPSGSLMIFNNTKVIQARLHFRKETGALIEVFCLEPIQPNDYALNFQQTEHAAWLCMVGNLKKWKEGMLRREMTVKGKSLTLTAERGECHGTSHWINFRWNNPEVTFADILEVFGELPIPPYLNRETQESDKETYQTVYSKIKGSVAAPTAGLHFTPRVLDALRNKGVELEELTLHVGAGTFKPVKSEEIEGHEMHTEYISVSRNTLEKLIVHGGKAVAVGTTSVRTLESLYHIGVTLLNNPEATEEDLHVHQWQPYEMSAKATATSAVEALQAIAAYLDRHSMEALHTSTQIIIAPGYEYKIVKAMVTNFHQPQSTLLLLVSAFVHGDWPKIYNYALAHDFRFLSYGDSSLLIP; this is encoded by the coding sequence ATGAAAGAAGACCCCAGACATATCAGAATCAGCGAATTCAACTACCCGTTGCCGGACGAACGCATTGCAAAGTTCCCATTGTCCGTACGTGACCAGTCCAAACTGTTATTGTATCGCCACGGAGAAGTTTCAGAAGACAGATTCACTTCACTGCCGGAGTATCTGCCATCGGGAAGCCTGATGATATTCAACAATACCAAAGTCATCCAAGCACGCCTGCATTTCCGGAAAGAAACGGGAGCACTGATTGAAGTATTCTGCCTGGAACCCATACAGCCGAACGACTACGCCCTCAACTTCCAGCAAACCGAGCATGCCGCCTGGCTCTGCATGGTCGGCAACCTGAAAAAATGGAAGGAAGGCATGCTGAGACGTGAGATGACCGTGAAAGGCAAGTCACTCACCCTGACCGCCGAACGGGGTGAATGCCACGGAACCAGCCATTGGATAAACTTCCGCTGGAATAATCCGGAAGTGACTTTTGCCGACATTCTCGAGGTCTTCGGTGAATTGCCCATCCCCCCCTACTTGAACCGGGAGACCCAGGAAAGTGACAAGGAGACTTACCAGACTGTCTACTCCAAAATCAAAGGTTCGGTGGCTGCCCCTACAGCGGGACTGCATTTCACCCCACGCGTATTGGACGCATTGCGCAATAAAGGAGTAGAATTGGAAGAGCTGACACTCCATGTGGGAGCCGGAACCTTCAAACCGGTGAAAAGTGAAGAAATAGAAGGGCACGAAATGCATACGGAATACATCTCTGTCTCGCGCAACACATTGGAAAAACTCATAGTACACGGCGGCAAGGCAGTGGCCGTAGGAACAACTTCAGTGCGCACATTGGAAAGCCTTTATCACATCGGAGTCACTTTACTGAATAATCCAGAAGCCACAGAGGAAGACTTGCACGTCCACCAATGGCAACCTTATGAAATGTCTGCCAAGGCCACCGCCACCTCTGCAGTAGAAGCCCTGCAAGCCATTGCTGCCTACCTGGACAGACATAGCATGGAGGCTCTGCATACCAGCACTCAAATCATTATCGCTCCGGGATATGAATACAAAATCGTGAAGGCTATGGTGACTAATTTCCACCAACCGCAAAGTACCTTGCTGCTGCTCGTATCAGCTTTCGTACACGGTGATTGGCCGAAGATTTACAACTATGCACTGGCACATGATTTCCGCTTCCTGAGCTATGGAGATTCATCATTATTAATACCCTAA
- a CDS encoding NUDIX hydrolase — MNHDNNQEMFPLVDEQGNITGAATRGECHNGSKLLHPVIHLHVFNSKGELYLQKRPEWKDIQPGKWDTSVGGHVDLGESVEMALKREVREELGITDFIPETVMHYVFESAREKELVFVHKTVYDGEIHPSDELDGGRFWSPDEIKANIGKGVFTPNFEGEIGKVINL, encoded by the coding sequence ATGAACCACGATAACAATCAAGAGATGTTCCCCCTTGTCGACGAACAAGGCAACATCACAGGTGCCGCCACCCGTGGCGAATGCCATAACGGTAGCAAACTGCTTCATCCGGTAATCCATCTTCATGTATTCAATTCCAAAGGTGAGTTGTATCTACAGAAACGTCCCGAATGGAAAGACATACAACCGGGGAAGTGGGACACCTCCGTAGGCGGACACGTCGATTTAGGTGAAAGTGTAGAGATGGCGCTAAAACGCGAAGTACGCGAAGAGCTCGGCATTACCGACTTTATTCCCGAAACCGTCATGCATTACGTCTTCGAGTCTGCCCGCGAAAAGGAACTGGTCTTCGTACACAAAACTGTCTACGACGGTGAAATACATCCCAGTGACGAGCTGGACGGAGGACGTTTTTGGAGCCCCGATGAAATCAAGGCAAATATCGGCAAAGGTGTATTCACCCCGAATTTTGAAGGAGAGATAGGAAAGGTCATCAACTTGTAG
- a CDS encoding alanine/glycine:cation symporter family protein, translating to MNGILDSIGSAITTVSDFVCGYPLFILLIGGGLFLFFYSGAVSLCRIGYSIKALRYKSEVAGEGQISSFQALMSAIASTVGMGNIAGVAIAITVGGPGAIFWMWVSAVVGMSTKFFEGALAIMYKGHDSAGEPQGGTMYIILHGLGERWKPFAYFFAVVGLIGTLCVMQANQLVESVTTVFTTPAGIENTLGLRFVMGIVISLVVGAVIIGGIRRISVISAKIVPVMVTCYMLLVFVILCLNFDKLPGVLASIFQSAFSLEAGIGGILGTALTGARRAAYVNEAGVGTASMMHGASRNDNPIREGLVAMIGPAIDSGLVCTLTAFPILIAGNYASEGGIKGLYIALNSFEQLLPGYGHYLLMVMVFFFAFSTMFSYSYYGLKCTNFLFGAENAKYYNYFYLVMIVVAAMIPLGAVVAIMDLAFALMALPTMTSLLLLAPRVRRKMKEYFAN from the coding sequence ATGAATGGTATTTTAGATTCTATAGGCTCAGCAATAACCACTGTCAGTGACTTTGTCTGCGGGTATCCCTTATTTATCCTTCTGATAGGGGGAGGACTTTTCTTGTTCTTTTATTCCGGAGCTGTGTCCCTCTGCCGCATCGGATATTCGATAAAGGCCTTGCGCTATAAATCGGAAGTGGCGGGCGAAGGACAAATCAGTTCTTTCCAGGCCTTGATGAGCGCCATAGCGTCAACAGTGGGTATGGGGAATATTGCGGGGGTGGCTATCGCTATTACAGTAGGAGGTCCCGGAGCCATTTTCTGGATGTGGGTAAGTGCCGTTGTGGGTATGTCCACCAAATTCTTTGAAGGGGCTCTTGCCATTATGTACAAAGGACACGATTCTGCCGGAGAACCGCAAGGGGGGACGATGTATATCATTCTTCATGGGTTGGGCGAACGCTGGAAACCGTTTGCTTATTTCTTTGCGGTGGTGGGGTTGATAGGTACGTTGTGTGTAATGCAAGCCAATCAGTTGGTCGAGTCTGTCACTACGGTATTTACTACTCCGGCAGGAATAGAGAATACACTCGGTCTGCGTTTTGTGATGGGTATTGTCATTAGCCTGGTGGTAGGGGCGGTCATTATCGGTGGCATCCGGCGCATTTCGGTTATCTCGGCTAAAATAGTGCCGGTGATGGTTACTTGCTATATGCTGCTTGTCTTCGTTATTCTTTGTTTGAATTTTGATAAGTTGCCGGGAGTGTTGGCTTCCATTTTCCAGTCTGCCTTCAGCCTGGAAGCCGGTATCGGTGGAATTTTGGGAACTGCACTGACTGGTGCCCGCCGTGCTGCCTACGTCAATGAAGCAGGTGTAGGTACGGCCTCTATGATGCATGGCGCCTCCCGTAATGACAATCCCATTCGTGAGGGGCTGGTAGCCATGATTGGACCGGCCATCGACTCGGGGCTTGTTTGTACATTGACGGCCTTCCCTATTCTTATAGCTGGAAACTATGCGTCGGAAGGAGGCATAAAAGGCCTTTATATTGCTTTGAATTCTTTTGAGCAGCTCCTTCCCGGCTATGGGCATTATCTGTTGATGGTGATGGTCTTTTTCTTTGCCTTTTCTACCATGTTCTCTTATTCGTATTATGGACTGAAGTGCACCAACTTCTTGTTTGGTGCGGAGAATGCCAAGTATTATAACTACTTCTATTTGGTGATGATTGTTGTGGCTGCCATGATTCCGTTGGGAGCAGTGGTTGCCATCATGGATTTGGCTTTTGCCTTGATGGCATTGCCTACGATGACGTCACTGCTGTTACTTGCTCCACGGGTCAGGAGAAAGATGAAGGAATATTTTGCGAACTGA